In Quercus lobata isolate SW786 chromosome 12, ValleyOak3.0 Primary Assembly, whole genome shotgun sequence, a genomic segment contains:
- the LOC115970404 gene encoding uncharacterized protein LOC115970404, which yields MGKISKKNGGDLSKEVQWSSVMDDALVDAFLYQVIIGGRVNGTFTSKAYDDIVKELVEKFDMEINKDKVKNRQKTLKKNFHECYDIFKDGLSSFGWNDSLNIWTAEPEVWEPLIASKPAAKKWMTTSIPNYSKMAQLWANDRAKGDHAEIAKEKYARYAALTTIDEIDNLISQNEVSLENFEVEDDQRSLEINVARSRVSSQDVISSKSKKRRLAKYDELRNVISQSFDNVSKAIDKATEVMAKCFSKSYGAEVHVALGVLDLDPISKTEAYIFLMENPTYKEMFFGCPNHERKCVLLTLMFRPKN from the exons ATGGGTAAGATATCAAAGAAGAATGGTGGAGATCTAAGCAAAGAAGTACAATGGAGTAGTGTTATGGATGATGCTTTAGTGGATGCTTTTTTATATCAGGTGATCATAGGTGGTAGAGTTAATGGAACTTTTACCTCTAAAGCATATGATGACATAGTGAAAGAATTGGTTGAAAAATTTGACATGGAGATTAACAAGGATAAGGTGAAAAATCGACAAAAGACACTGAAGAAGAATTTTCATGAATGCTATGACATATTTAAAGATGGATTGAGTAGTTTTGGATGGAATGATTCTTTAAATATATGGACAGCTGAACCAGAAGTTTGGGAGCCACTCATAGCG TCTAAACCTGCAGCCAAGAAGTGGATGACAACATCTATACCCAACTACTCTAAGATGGCACAACTTTGGGCTAACGATAGAGCAAAAGGTGATCATGCTGAAATTGCAAAGGAGAAATATGCTAGGTATGCTGCATTGACCACTATTGATgagattgataatttgatatctcAAAATGAAGTTTCTTTGGAGAACTTTGAAGTGGAAGATGATCAGAGGTCACTGGAAATTAATGTTGCACGTTCTCGAGTGTCATCACAAGATGTAATATCTtctaaaagcaagaaaagacgACTGGCAAAATATGATGAACTCAGGAATGTAATTTCCCAGTCATTTGATAATGTATCAAAGGCAATTGATAAGGCGACTGAGGTTATGGCAAAGTGCTTTTCAAAGTCATATGGAGCAGAAGTTCACGTAGCTTTGGGTGTATTGGACTTAGATCCAATATCAAAGACTGAGGCCTACATATTTTTGATGGAAAATCCAACATATAAAGAGATGTTCTTTGGTTGCCCAAATCATGAGCGCAAATGTGTCTTATTGACACTGATGTTTaggcctaaaaattaa
- the LOC115970405 gene encoding putative nuclease HARBI1, translated as MDLNDEDCIGALDGTHVRVKISNEDAPRYRDRKGYTTQNVLAACSFDLKFTYVLPGWEGTASDSRIIKSVLTRNDNLKIPQGYMNRSRLIAPYRGVRYHLKEYFVRPPENAKELFNLHHASLRTTIERAFGILKKRFSIIASTIEPNYCVDTQNEIILACCILHNYLMGVDPDESLIAKVDEEVLHSHCERVASTPREDDEDARQGDIIRDSLISVMWQNYVQM; from the exons atGGATTTGAATGATGAG GATTGTATTGGGGCACTTGATGGAACACATGTGCGTGTCAAAATATCTAATGAGGATGCACCAAGATATCGGGATAGGAAGGGTTACACAACACAAAATGTGTTGGCGGCATGttcatttgatttaaaattcacATACGTATTACCAGGTTGGGAAGGAACTGCTTCAGATTCAAGAATAATAAAGAGTGTTTTAACTAGAAACGATAACTTGAAAATCCCACAAG GATACATGAATAGAAGTCGTCTAATTGCACCTTATAGGGGAGTGCGCTATCATTTAAAAGAATACTTTGTTCGTCCTCCTGAAAATGCTAAAGAATTATTTAATTTGCATCATGCATCACTGCGCACTACTATTGAAAGAGCATTTGGTATACTTAAAAAGAGATTTTCTATCATAGCAAGTACTATAGAGCCTAATTATTGTGTTGACACCCAAAACGAAATCATTTTAGCATGTTGCATacttcataattatttaatggGTGTCGATCCTGATGAAAGTCTTATTGCTAAAGTTGATGAAGAGGTTTTGCATTCTCATTGTGAACGTGTGGCCTCTACTCCAAGAGAAGATGATGAGGATGCTAGGCAAGGAGATATTATAAGAGATTCTTTAATATCAGTCATGTGGCAAAACTATGTCCAAATGTGA
- the LOC115971711 gene encoding isoamylase 2, chloroplastic, producing MATLPPSLAIQSCYLKCRISDVSKSSPACHYIYRNHIRYGFEKMDLERRLICDEVSQNVVKSSCRHLNSRFFATSRVLVEEIEQKDSTITEADNQEKALTYLFWTEVGGQVKVFVRKTSVKYAVNIEVSSLQLQSIDDRLISSWGRYRADSSSFIPLDVQSSVPDSRTSTSETPFTQTSAGRFALELEFEAKQIPFYLSFILKLPSDSGSCGSEIRSHRKTKFCVPVGFRKGYPAPLGLSFSPDGSMNFAIFSRNVEGVILCFYDDAKADEPALELDLDPYINRSGDIWHASFESAWTFVSYGYRCKGSLLQRNNNKFDAGQIILDPYAKIIVNSIPSSDGSQKYLGQLCKEPGFDWGDDTHPYLPMEKLVVYRLNVRHFTEHKSSQLATDVAGTFIGLTEKLQHFKDLGMNAVLLEPIFSFDEKNGPYFPCHFFSPMNLYGPSGGSVSAINSMKEMVKKLHANGIEVLLEVVFTHTAVSGSLQGIDDISYYHVNEGEDLEATNYLNCNYPIVQQLILDSLQHWVTEFHIDGFCFINASSLLRGFHGEYLSRPPLVEAIAFDPLLSKTKIIADCWDPHDMLPKETRFPHWKRWAEIDTKFCNDVRNFWRGEGLLSDLATRLCGSGDIFSDGRGPAFSFNFIARNFGLTVVDLVSFSNDALASQLSWNCGEEGPTDNTTVLERRLKQIRNFLFVLYISLGVPILNMGDECGQSCGGSPAYGDRKPLDWNTLKTGFSIQTSQFISFLSSLRMRRSDLLQKRNFLKEENIEWHGSDQSPPKWEDPSCRFLAMTLRADEVESPLNSESSSHVRRGDLFISFNAADHSECVILPQPPEGMSWRCLVDTALPFPGFFSTSGEPLPEQMAESVAYVMKSHSCALFEASSSPKSN from the coding sequence ATGGCAACTCTTCCACCATCACTTGCAATACAGTCCTGCTATTTGAAGTGTAGAATCAGTGATGTTTCTAAATCGTCACCTGCCtgtcattatatatatagaaaccaCATCAGATATGGCTTTGAAAAAATGGATTTGGAAAGAAGGCTAATTTGTGATGAAGTTTCACAGAATGTGGTGAAATCTTCTTGCCGGCATCTTAATTCAAGATTCTTTGCTACATCACGAGTTTTGGTTGAGGAAATTGAACAGAAAGACAGTACAATTACTGAAGCTGATAATCAGGAAAAGGCATTAACTTATCTATTTTGGACAGAAGTTGGTGGTCAGGTGAAAGTTTTTGTTAGAAAGACAAGTGTCAAATATGCTGTGAATATTGAAGTTTCATCGTTACAACTACAAAGCATTGATGATAGACTGATATCAAGTTGGGGCAGGTACAGAGCTGATTCGTCAAGTTTCATACCTCTGGATGTTCAAAGTTCAGTTCCAGATTCTAGAACCTCAACCAGTGAAACCCCATTCACACAGACCTCTGCTGGCAGGTTTGCACTTGAGTTAGAGTTTGAAGCAAAACAAATTCCCTTCTATCTctcattcattttaaaattaccATCAGATTCTGGCTCCTGTGGCTCAGAAATTAGAAGTCATAGGAAGACAAAATTTTGTGTGCCAGTTGGTTTTCGTAAAGGTTATCCAGCTCCATTGGGTCTCTCCTTTTCACCTGATGGTTCCATGAACTTTGCaattttttcaagaaatgtAGAAGGTGTAATTTTATGCTTCTATGATGATGCAAAAGCAGATGAACCTGCTTTAGAGCTTGATCTAGATCCATACATCAATCGATCTGGTGACATCTGGCATGCCTCATTTGAAAGTGCATGGACTTTTGTGAGCTATGGTTATCGGTGCAAAGGGTCTCTACTTCAgagaaacaataataaatttgatgCAGGGCAAATTATTTTGGATCCATATGCTAAGATTATTGTAAATTCTATTCCTAGTAGTGATGGATCTCAGAAGTATCTTGGACAACTATGCAAGGAACCTGGTTTTGATTGGGGTGATGATACTCATCCTTACTTACCAATGGAAAAACTAGTGGTGTACCGGTTAAATGTGAGGCACTTTACGGAGCACAAATCTAGCCAGCTAGCTACTGATGTAGCTGGGACCTTCATTGGTTTGACAGAGAAGTTGCAGCATTTTAAAGATCTGGGCATGAATGCTGTTTTACTGGAGCCAATTTTCTCGTTTGATGAGAAAAATGGACCATATTTTCCTTGTCATTTCTTTTCACCCATGAATCTGTATGGACCTTCTGGTGGTTCTGTATCTGCTATTAACTCAATGAAGGAGatggtaaaaaaattgcatgcCAATGGGATAGAAGTTTTGTTGGAAGTTGTTTTTACTCATACTGCTGTCTCTGGATCGCTGCAAGGCATTGATGATATATCCTATTATCATGTGAATGAAGGTGAGGATTTGGAAGCAACAAATTATTTGAATTGTAATTATCCTATTGTGCAACAATTGATTTTGGATAGTCTGCAACATTGGGTGACTGAGTTTCATATTGATGGATTTTGTTTCATAAATGCTTCATCTTTGTTGAGAGGGTTTCATGGAGAATACTTGTCTCGCCCTCCCTTGGTTGAAGCAATTGCTTTTGATCCACTACTCTCAAAGACCAAAATCATTGCAGATTGCTGGGATCCACATGACATGCTACCAAAGGAAACTCGTTTTCCTCATTGGAAGAGATGGGCAgaaattgatacaaaattttgtaacgATGTGAGAAATTTTTGGAGGGGTGAGGGTCTTCTAAGTGACCTTGCGACACGGCTTTGTGGGAGTGGGGACATCTTTTCAGATGGACGAGGCCCAgcattttctttcaatttcattGCTAGAAATTTTGGATTAACTGTTGTGGACTTAGTCAGCTTCAGTAATGATGCATTAGCTTCACAGTTAAGTTGGAATTGTGGGGAAGAAGGACCTACAGATAACACCACTGTCCTTGAAAGACGGCTTAAACAAATCCGTAATTTTCTCTTTGTCCTGTATATTTCATTGGGTGTTCCTATTCTTAACATGGGAGATGAGTGTGGCCAATCTTGTGGTGGTTCCCCTGCATATGGTGATAGAAAACCTCTTGATTGGAATACTCTAAAAACGGGTTTTAGTATTCAAACCTCGCAATTCATCTCATTTTTGAGTTCGTTGAGAATGAGGCGAAGTGATCTTCTTCAGAAAAGGAATTTcctgaaagaagaaaatattgagTGGCATGGAAGTGACCAGTCTCCTCCTAAATGGGAAGATCCATCATGCAGATTCCTGGCCATGACATTGAGGGCTGATGAAGTGGAGAGCCCATTGAACTCTGAATCTTCTTCCCATGTAAGGAGGggtgatttatttatttctttcaatGCAGCTGACCATTCAGAGTGTGTTATTCTACCCCAACCCCCAGAAGGGATGTCATGGCGCTGTTTGGTTGACACAGCTCTTCCATTCCCAGGGTTTTTTTCAACCAGTGGTGAACCCCTTCCTGAGCAGATGGCAGAATCAGTTGCTTATGTGATGAAGTCTCACAGTTGTGCTCTATTTGAAGCTAGCAGCAGCCCAAAAAGTAACTGA